Proteins encoded in a region of the Panthera tigris isolate Pti1 chromosome B2, P.tigris_Pti1_mat1.1, whole genome shotgun sequence genome:
- the LOC102967321 gene encoding LOW QUALITY PROTEIN: spliceosome RNA helicase DDX39B-like (The sequence of the model RefSeq protein was modified relative to this genomic sequence to represent the inferred CDS: inserted 2 bases in 2 codons), whose product MAENDVDNELLDYEDEVETAAGVDGAEAPAKKDAKGSYVSIHSSGFRDFLLKLELLWAIVDCGFENPSEVQHDCIPQAILGMDVLCQAKSGMGKTAVFVMDTLQQXTGQVSVLVMCHTRELALQISKEYERFSKYMPNVKVVVFFGGXIKKDEEVLKKNCLHIIVGTPGHILALARNKSLNLKHIKHFILDECDKMLEQLDMCRDVQEIFRMTTHEKQVMMFSATLSKEIRPFCRKFTQDPVEIFVDDETKLTLHGLQQYYVKLKDNEKNRKLFDLLDVLEFNQVVIFVKSVQRCIALAQLLVEQNFPAIAIHRGMPQEERLSRYQQFKDFQRRILVATNLFGRGTDIERVNIAFNSDMPEDSDTYLHQVARAGRFGTKGLAIMFVSDENDAKILNDVQDRFEVNISELPDETDISSCIEQTR is encoded by the exons ATGGCAGAGAACGATGTGGACAATGAGCTCTTGGACTATGAAGATGAGGTGGAGACAGCAGCAGGGGTAGACGGGGCTGAGGCCCCTGCCAAGAAGGATGCCAAGGGCTCCTATGTCTCCATCCACAGCTCTGGCTTTCGTGACTTCCTACTGAAGCTAGAGTTGCTCTGGGCCATTGTTGACTGTGGCTTTGAGAATCCCTCAGAAGTCCAGCATGACTGCATCCCTCAGGCCATTTTGGGAATGGACGTTCTATGCCAGGCCAAGTCAGGCATGGGAAAGACAGCAGTGTTTGTGATGGACACACTGCAAC CTACTGGACAGGTGTCTGTGCTGGTGATGTGTCACACTCGGGAGTTGGCTCTTCAGATCAGTAAGGAGTATGAGCGCTTCTCTAAATACATGCCCAATGTCAAGGTCGTGGTGTTTTTTGGTG CTATCAAGAAGGATGAAGAGGTGCTGAAGAAGAACTGCTTGCATATCATCGTGGGGACCCCTGGCCACATCCTAGCCCTGGCTCGAAATAAGAGCCTCAATCTCAAACACATTAAACACTTTATCTTGGATGAATGTGATAAGATGCTTGAACAGCTCGACATGTGTCGGGATGTCCAGGAAATTTTTCGCATGACCACCCATGAGAAGCAGGTCATGATGTTCAGTGCTACCTTGAGCAAAGAGATCCGTCCATTCTGCCGCAAGTTCACGCAAGACCCAGTGGAGATCTTCGTGGATGATGAGACGAAGCTGACGCTGCATGGGTTGCAGCAGTACTACGTGAAACTGAAGGACAACGAGAAGAACCGGAAGCTCTTTGACCTTCTCGATGTCCTTGAGTTCAATCAGGTGGTGATCTTTGTGAAGTCTGTGCAGCGTTGCATTGCCCTGGCCCAGCTTCTAGTGGAGCAGAACTTCCCAGCCATTGCCATCCACCGAGGGATGCCCCAGGAGGAGAGGCTTTCTCGGTATCAGCAGTTTAAAGATTTTCAACGACGAATTCTTGTGGCCACCAACCTATTTGGCCGAGGCACGGACATTGAACGGGTGAACATTGCCTTCAACTCTGACATGCCTGAGGATTCTGACACCTACCTGCATCAGGTGGCCCGAGCAGGCCGGTTTGGCACCAAGGGCTTGGCCATCATGTTTGTGTCAGATGAAAACGACGCCAAGATCCTCAATGACGTGCAGGATCGCTTTGAAGTCAATATTAGTGAGCTGCCAGATGAGACAGACATTTCCTCCTGCATTGAACAGACACGGTAG